From the genome of Desulfurobacteriaceae bacterium:
ACGTAGAAAACGGAGTTGATAAGTTCATCCCTGTTGATGTCTATGTTCCGGGTTGTGCTGCAAGACCTGAAAGCATAATAGATGGAGTAGTTAAAGCTTTGGAAATCTTGGAAAAGAAGAAGAAAGACCTTCAGCTATCCAAAAAATGTGTCGGAAATGTTGAGTATATTCTCGACAAGCAGCTTAACAGAAGGAAAATTGTAGCTGAAGGTGTAAGGAGGTGTTATGAAAGTGGAAGAGATTAAAGTTCCTCTTAGGGAGATAAGAAGGGCAATAAAGGATTTTTATGATCCTAAGGAGTGGCATTTTATTACTGTTAACGGAACAGATATTGGGGGAAAAGTAGAGCTTAAATGGTTTTTTACAAAATATGGCGAAGAAGAAGTTTTCAAGGTATTTACAGCAGAAGCAAACTATGATGATGAAGTTCCTACTATTACTTATATCATCCCCTCTGCTTGGATTGCAGAGTGGGAACTTGCTGACCTTTTGGGTTTAAACGTAGAAGGAGCTAAGAAAGGATTATTCCTTGATCCTGATAGTCCAAAAGCACCTTTGAGGAGAGGTTAAGATGGGAAACAAAATTACGATACCTTTCGGTAGCCAGCACGTAGCTTTACCTGAACCGATAAAGTTTGTTTTTCAGACAGAAAACGAAAGAATCGTAGATGTTGAAGTAGATGTCGGATACGTTCACAGGGGAATTGAAAAAGCTTGTATGACAAAGTTTAAGTATATGCAGATAGGTTATGTAGTTGCAAGAGTTTGTGGTCTTTGTGCTATATCACACACTCTTGGCTATGTAACTGCCATAGAAAGGTTAATGGAAATAGAAGTTCCGAGAAAAGCCTTGTATCTAAGACTGATTGTTAGCGAGCTTGACCGTATCCATTCCCATCTTCTTGCAATGGGCCACCTAGCAGAAGTAGCAGGATATGAAAACCTCTTCATGCACACGTTTAGAGACAGAGAGCTTGTAATGGAGCTTTTAGAGCTTGTTACAGGAAACAGGGTTCAGTTTGACTATGCGACAGTTGGTGGAGTGAATAGAGATATTACTCCTGAAGTAGAAAAAGAGCTTAGAGAAAAGTTGAAAGTACTTAAAGAGAAGACCTTGTGGTTAAAGGATGTTTTTGAAAACGATTACACTATAAAGCTTAGGTGGAAAGGTATTGGTGTAATTACTCCAGAAATGGCAAAAGAACTCAATGTTGTAGGACCTCCTGCTAGGGCTTCAGGATTAGCAACAGATGTGAGAAATGAATTTAACTACTTACCATTTAAGGAAGTGGGTTATAAACTTATTGTAAGAAACGAAGGTGATATTTACGCTAGAAACTTGGTTAGAGCAGAAGAGACTCTCAACGCTATAGATATGGTCTTTAATGCCTTAGATGGAATGCCAGAGGGAGACATAAAGGTTCCTGTTAAAGGTCTTCCTGACGGTGAAAGTTTAGCAAGAGTAGAGGCTCCGAGAGGAGAACTCTTTTACTATGTAAAGGCAAGTAAGAAGATGATACTTGATAGATTAAGAATTAGAGTTCCAACCTTTGCAAACATTCCTGTGATGAAAGAACTCTTTATTGGAATGGATTATGCAGATGTTCCAGCAACAGTTATTAGCTTTGACCCATGTCTTTCTTGTACTGCGAGGTAAATACGAATGAGAGGACTTATTGTTCTCCTCTCTCTTTTTCTTTCTTCTTATGTTGCTTGGGCTTGTAGTAGTGACTGCTATCAATGTCACGTAAACATACCTAAGGACAGTAATCATAAGGTCTTATCTTCATGTACAGATTGTCATCCGAAACATGAAGAAAAAAGTTTTAATAGCAAGTGTGGAGCGGATTGTTTTGATTGCCACTCGGTAAATAAGGTAATGAAACTATCTTTAGCACATAGTGTCTTGAAAAAGTGTGTAGAATGCCACACTAAACTAAAGGACTCAGAAGTTAATGAACTTTACAACAGATTGTTTAATTAGGAGGAAGCTATGAAAGATATGCTAATAGAGTCCTTAAAGAACCTTTTTAAGAAGCCCGCTACTGTTAAATATCCTCTAGAACCATCTCCGCCACCTCCTAATTATAGAGGTTTAATTGTCTACAAAAAAGAACTTTGTATTTTCTGCACGAAGTGCGAAATAGTTTGTCCTCCTGGAGCGATAAGGTTTACGTATAATGAAGATGGTTCTAAAGAGTACCATTACAACCCATACCTTTGCATTTACTGTGGAGAGTGTGTAAGAGCTTGTCCAAAGCCTGGATGTCTAACCCAAGTTGAAGAAGTTGCAGAACCAGCTACAGAAGAAACAATCCCTAATTGGGACGAACTTGAAAAACAAGCAGACGAAACAAAGAAAAAATGGTTGGCTTCTAAGAAAAAGAAAAAAGCTTAATATAGATTCCTCCCTCGTGGCGGTCCTCCCTCCGCCTTCGTTTTATTTTTTCACTTCCTTTCTCATTCAATCCAAAATGTTAAAATAAAATCACTTTTTAAAAAATTCTTCTGGAGGGAAAAATTGGATAGAAAAAAAATTACGATAGTTGGGGCAGGAAATATTGGCGCTACCTTGGCTCTCCTTCTGGCAAGAAGAGAAACAGCAGACATTACGTTAATAGACATAAATGAAGGTATAGCAAAAGGAAAAGCTCTTGATATTATGGAAGCATCTCCAATCCTTGGAGTTAATGCTCACGTTGTTGGAACGGGAAATTATGAAGATACAGCCGATTCCGACGTTGTAATCATTACTGCCGGTTTTCCAAGAAAACCTGGAATGAGTAGAGATGACCTTTTATTTAAGAATTTTGAAATTGTAAAAAGTGTTTCTGAACAAATTAAAAAGTATTCTCCAAATGCTTTTGTTATAGTGGTGACAAACCCTCTAGATGCAATGACATATACAGCTTTGAAGGTAACAGGCTTTCCAAAAGAGAGAGTTCTTGGAATGGCAGGAGTTTTAGATTCTGCAAGATTTGCTTACTTTATTTCTGAAAAGACAAAGATATCCGTTGAAAACATTAGGGCTTTTGTAATTGGGGGACATGGTGATGATATGGTTCCTCTCAAGAAATATACTACTGTCAGTGGAATTCCTGTTGATAAATTTTTAAGCCCTTCTGAACTTGACCAAATAATAGAAAGAACACGTTTTGGTGGTGGTGAAATTGTTCAGCTTCTAAAAACCGGAAGTGCATTCTATGCTCCAGCAGCTTCCATCTTAGAGATGGTTATATCTATTCTTTGGAACAAGAGAAAAATCCTTTCCGCAAGTGTTTACCTTGATGGAGAAGTTGGAGAATACTACGGCGCCTCTGGCCTCTGCGTTGGCGTGCCAATAATCCTTGGAAAGAATGGAGTTGAGGAAATAATAAAACTTGACTTGGAAGAAGATGAATGGCAACAATGGAGAAAGTCTGTTGAGTCTGTAAGAAGACTTGTTGAGAAACTACCTCTTTAGGGGAGAAAAATGAGAGAAATTCATGTAGATAAAGTAAAAGAAGCTGTAAAAAAGCTTTGTATGGAAGCTAACTATTTTCTACCCTCCGATGTTTTAAAGGCTTTTGAAGAGGGAAAAGAAAAGGAAGTTTCTCCGGTTGGAAAAAACGTTTTTGACATACTTAAAGAGAATGCAAGGATAGCAGCTACTGAGGAGATCCCTTACTGTCAGGACACAGGATTTGCTGTAATTTTCATTGAAGTTGGACAAGATGTAAGGTTTGTTGGTGGAAGTTTAGAGGATGCTATAAATAAAGGAGTAGCTGAAGGGTATACTGAAGGTTATTTAAGAAAGTCTATAGTAAGTGATCCTCTTTTTGATAGGAAAAATACTGGTGATAACACCCCAGCTGTAATCCATTATAGAATCGTTCCGGGAGATAAAGTAAGGATTACTATGGCTGCAAAAGGTGGCGGTAGTGAAAATATGAGTCGCCTTGCAATGTTAAAACCTGCCGATGGTTTAGAGGGGGTTAAAAGGTTTGTAATAGAAACTGTAAGTAATGCTGGTCCTAATCCATGTCCTCCAATTATAGTAGGGGTTGGTATTGGAGGCACATTTGAAAAAGTAGCTTACCTTGCTAAAAAGGCACTCCTTAGACCAATAGGACACAGGAACCCCGATCCAAGGTATGCAAAACTTGAAGAAGAACTTTTGGAGGAAATAAACAAGCTTGGTATCGGTCCTGCAGGCTTTGGAGGAAAAGTAACAGCCCTTGATGTTAAGATAGAATGGTATCCCTGCCACATCGCCTCCCTCCCTGTTGCAGTAAATATCCAGTGTCACGCATCCCGTCATAAAGAGATTGAACTCTAATCTATCAGGCTGCCTCAGAGGCAGCCTATATCCTAAATAACTCAAGGGGTTAAGATGCATAACAAAAGATTTCTTTTCTTTATGGTGGCAGGAGTCATCCTTGGATTTCTTGTTGGAGGTTATTTAGAAGATTTTGCGTTAGCTACTTCTTTTATTGGTGAACTATTCTTGAACGCGTTAAAAATGGTAGTTCTACCCCTTATTATCATTTCCATTGCGAACTCAATTCTTAATATGGAAACAATAAACAGATTTAAACAGCTTGGGACAAAGATTCTTCTTTACTACATTATTACAACTTCGATAGCTGTCTCGATTGGAATTTTCACAGTAGTACTCATAAAACCAGGAGAAGATATATCTCTAAAGACAGAGATTCCTTTTAA
Proteins encoded in this window:
- a CDS encoding NADH-quinone oxidoreductase subunit C — protein: MKVEEIKVPLREIRRAIKDFYDPKEWHFITVNGTDIGGKVELKWFFTKYGEEEVFKVFTAEANYDDEVPTITYIIPSAWIAEWELADLLGLNVEGAKKGLFLDPDSPKAPLRRG
- a CDS encoding nickel-dependent hydrogenase large subunit, translating into MGNKITIPFGSQHVALPEPIKFVFQTENERIVDVEVDVGYVHRGIEKACMTKFKYMQIGYVVARVCGLCAISHTLGYVTAIERLMEIEVPRKALYLRLIVSELDRIHSHLLAMGHLAEVAGYENLFMHTFRDRELVMELLELVTGNRVQFDYATVGGVNRDITPEVEKELREKLKVLKEKTLWLKDVFENDYTIKLRWKGIGVITPEMAKELNVVGPPARASGLATDVRNEFNYLPFKEVGYKLIVRNEGDIYARNLVRAEETLNAIDMVFNALDGMPEGDIKVPVKGLPDGESLARVEAPRGELFYYVKASKKMILDRLRIRVPTFANIPVMKELFIGMDYADVPATVISFDPCLSCTAR
- a CDS encoding 4Fe-4S dicluster domain-containing protein, producing the protein MKDMLIESLKNLFKKPATVKYPLEPSPPPPNYRGLIVYKKELCIFCTKCEIVCPPGAIRFTYNEDGSKEYHYNPYLCIYCGECVRACPKPGCLTQVEEVAEPATEETIPNWDELEKQADETKKKWLASKKKKKA
- the mdh gene encoding malate dehydrogenase — translated: MDRKKITIVGAGNIGATLALLLARRETADITLIDINEGIAKGKALDIMEASPILGVNAHVVGTGNYEDTADSDVVIITAGFPRKPGMSRDDLLFKNFEIVKSVSEQIKKYSPNAFVIVVTNPLDAMTYTALKVTGFPKERVLGMAGVLDSARFAYFISEKTKISVENIRAFVIGGHGDDMVPLKKYTTVSGIPVDKFLSPSELDQIIERTRFGGGEIVQLLKTGSAFYAPAASILEMVISILWNKRKILSASVYLDGEVGEYYGASGLCVGVPIILGKNGVEEIIKLDLEEDEWQQWRKSVESVRRLVEKLPL
- a CDS encoding fumarate hydratase — its product is MREIHVDKVKEAVKKLCMEANYFLPSDVLKAFEEGKEKEVSPVGKNVFDILKENARIAATEEIPYCQDTGFAVIFIEVGQDVRFVGGSLEDAINKGVAEGYTEGYLRKSIVSDPLFDRKNTGDNTPAVIHYRIVPGDKVRITMAAKGGGSENMSRLAMLKPADGLEGVKRFVIETVSNAGPNPCPPIIVGVGIGGTFEKVAYLAKKALLRPIGHRNPDPRYAKLEEELLEEINKLGIGPAGFGGKVTALDVKIEWYPCHIASLPVAVNIQCHASRHKEIEL